In Phalacrocorax carbo chromosome 1, bPhaCar2.1, whole genome shotgun sequence, the genomic stretch TGGGTAATCCAGGCCTTAGAATCAACATTAGGCTTCTGAATATGTGTGATATCTACCCGTTTCACTATTTCATGTCGTTGCAGTGATTCCACAGGCTGAACACAGAAACGTGACAGAGGGAGACAATGTGACTCTCAGCTGTGTCCTGACAGAACCTAAGGATGTTCTGCAAGTGACGTGGCAAAAGGACTCCGAAAAATTACACAATAATATAGCTACGTACAGTAAAACCGGATTAAAGATTCATGAGCCCTATCAAGACCGAATGAATTTCACAAGTCTGGTACTCAATGAGACAAGCATCGTTCTTCGGAACATTAGAATGGATGATTCAGGGTGTTACACATGTCTCTTCAATGCTTTCCCTTCTGGCTCCTCCTCGGGACATACCTGCCTGAGTGTCTTTGGTGAGGTTCTCTGCAGGGATATGTCTCTAGTGGAAAAAGAGGTGTTTTCTCACCCACAGCAGTTCCTGGAGCAGACTTAGGAATTGCAGTGGTAGGAGCATCCCTCAGTGGAACATGGTGTAGAAACAGAGCATTACTGCTGTGAACAAGACTCTGTGGGGTCATATTCTAGCCTGTTGTGGTGGTTTTGACTCTGGGCTGTCCTTGCCTTTTGTTCTGTGAGTATCAGCTAAAAAGCAAGGAGTGGGATCTTTAAGTCCCCAAGCAGTCCCAGCTGGAACTTGGGCAAACCAACACTGCTTGTAGTGGTTTCCTCTTGGTACAACCCCAGTGCCGTGAGCTGCTGTGCCAAACCCTACCATTGATAGGGAATTAGCAGATAGGACCAAAAAATGGTTTTACTTTAACAGATGATTTTAAAAGCTGGGACTTCAGGTTAAGTGAAACCTTTGGGTTATATAACTTCAGTGTAAGGGAAGGAGTGTTGAATCATGGGGGTGACCTGACCCAATGAACTCTTCTTGCATTCCTGCACTGTGGGGCTCAGTGCGAATCCAGTAAGGTTTGCTCTCATTGGTAATGGTTAAACTGCTATTACTGGTGATGATCAAGTGCTCATTGTGATGATGGATTCTCATTTGTGTTTTGGAAGGTCTCAATGCATCTGTCCGTTACAACATTTCCGAAGGTCATCTGATAGCCACCTGTAATGCTGTTGGCCTCCCAGAGCCCACCATCACCTGGAAGAACTTGTTCAATTCTACTCCTACACAGGAGACGGTCAGGCACGCCAATGGGATAGTGTCCATCACCAGTACACTGGAGATATACAACACTCAGAGCATCAGTGGGCAGGACTTGATCTGCACAGTAAGCAACACACATGAAAAAATGGAATTGCctgtgaaaatgaaaggagGTAGGTGAACAATACAAACTACTTGGTAGCATTCTCTTGGCCTCCATCTTTTGCAATAGCATGTCTGGATAGGAATCtgctgggaagaggagagagtgAAACGTGTACATGCCAAGTAAGAAGGAAGGAAATCCCACTTTGCGTTCACTGCTGTCTTTGAGACAAGAACGTATTGGGGTCTTCTCCAAGAGGGGGAAAAATCTAGTCAGCTAGGGAGCTATGGAGTTTAGAGGCATCACGTGTTTTGTAGCAAGTTGAACTTCAGTTTTCACGCATGGTTTCTTTGACAGTCCAAAGATAGATATCAGTTGACAAATATTTATATCTTTCATATTTATATCTAGATGAAGTAAAAACTCTGTAGGTTGCTTAATGAACATTGAAGtggaagttttgaaattaaTAGCAAACTATCTCTGAACAGCAATTAACCAAATGTTTCAGTTAAACTTACTACATGCTTTGGTACAGTTAACCTGTGTATTATGTTTTAGTTTCTCTTTGCTGAGACACATCCATTACAGTAATTGTCAGGGAGGAATATTTTTTCGGACAGACAGGAAGGTGATCAGTTGAAGATACTTACATCGCTTTTACAGGGAAACCTTACATATGTCAGTGTAACATCTGAATACCTTGTAGCgctaatttatttcttccaacATTCTGTTCTGCTGGAAAGACTTTCACCCCAGTTCTACAAAGAAGAAATAGACACATTAAAAGCTGAAGTACCATTCTCAGTTCACACAGGAATGTTGACTTAGgtgatttaaaattaatgtctCCAATTCCAGAACCTTAAAAGGAAGACCACTTGGAAattcagaaggcagaaaaactaGCTTGGGGTGGTGGGTTAACTCCCAAATTACGTCCTCAAGAAGTGATTTTTATAGGAACAATAGTAAAGAGTAAGATCTGACTTTTAATATCTTCTCTCTAAAAGTTCAAAAGCAAATTAGTTCTTAATTCTGAGTGACACTAATTGAAAAAGCATAATAAATCTTTTTGTCCTGTCCCAAATGCaatgttcttttgttttgacctttttaaaaaggaaatgtgtaTCTTGGAAAGCAGGAAACAAAGACTGTTATTCCTTGCCAGGAGAATGAAAGATCAGCTAATAGCTTGTTGTTTAAACCATCTTATactttagagaaagaaaaattcaaatgaaTAGTTCAaggtagctttttttaaaagacatgatAGTTTTGGCTtacttaaataaattttaattcagaaCGTTTTCCAGCTAACATCAGTGAGTATTGAAATGAGCCTTTGTATTATCATTTTGATTAATGGCAAATGAAGTGGTTATTGTCTAACCAGGAAGGGACATCTATGCACAAATGTTGGGTAGAGCTACTTGCAGGTGTCAAAACATAGCCTGTTGTCTTTTCTGAAAGTTAATTTAGCCTTTGCAACAGTGCTAAGTGTTTAACAGTAAAAGgaataacttttattttacaaacaaaaacTCAAAGCCTGGGTGAACGAAAAACTCTTTGGAAAGTGTCAAGACTTGTATAAAGTTCTGCTTACATATGCAGGCCAACTACCATAGCAGGTATGGAATGATAGTTTTCTCTGCTGTGGATGAACATGAGCACATCTTTTCTTCACAAAGCGTTTTCTGTGGGCAAGTAGGTTTGTCTTTGAAGATATACACGTTCACTCTCTCTTTTGAGCAATTGCTGCCTTCATGTAGCTTAGTAATAACTTACAATCTCAGTGAGGAACCATTGTCGTTAATCAAACatccttttggctttttttggtctttttcctATATAAACTAGCTtagtttgtcttttttgttctgttttcacagaagagGGATCCTTATTTTTTTGGGTGATGATTTCTGTGGGGATTTTAATTGTCGTCATAGTTCTGATTCTGATCATGCTGCGCTGGAGGAAGAGGATATGCAGGAGGGGTTGAATGGGTGAGTCAATGGTGCATGGAAACCAACAGTTTTCATAGAGCCTATAATAAGGTCTGGTCATCTACAGACAAGAATGAGACTTCGTTGAGATATCGTCAGTGGTATGAGGCTTTCATATTGGACAAGTAAACTTTATAATAATGTGTATATAGTTATTAGAGGTTGCCTCAGTTGCATGTAATCTTAAGAGCTCTTTTTCCACTGCTACTGCTGAGGGATAATACAAGACTACAAATTGTGTGGGGAGAATCCAAGCAGAGCAGGACATGCTGCTCGTGGTTTGCTTCCAGGCAGAAGTAATTCACTGGTCTTTCACATTTTCATGGAAGGCCACAAAAGTGTCGAGTGTAAGTAAGCGTAAGCTCAGAGAATTTTTGGCAAATGGGGTATGTTGGAGAGAAATCTGCCCACCCAGACTGACATGACCTCAAGGGAAGGGCTTTCTTCTGGTCACAGCACCTTCTTTGTAATTTTAAGACAAACAGTGTAACATGATGGAGAAGTGTGCTCAAACTTGGCGTATGAGTCTGCTTCCTAATCATGAATTAAGGAGAAATTGCAGTCAGTGGAACATCCTCGTATGTGTGATGACCGGATCACACATCGCTCAACTTTGTAGTCTTAGTTACTAATaacagaatgaaaggaaaaaattagagGCATGGGGAGGCCTTAGGCttcagaaatcacagaaatttGATGCTCGTTGGTAGCTTCACTCTTGCTTAGGTAGATCAAAATGCTGTGTCTGGCTTTGAATTCTCCTGATATGTTTAGAAATGCCAGCACAGTTTAACTCAGTTCCTGGCTATTTAGATACTTGCTTCCTGATGATAACGTCATACAAAGTAAAGACATGTTTCCAGTAATATCAGACCTGTCTATTATGAACTTAGACCTACAGCATCTACTCTTAAGAGGGGTTGATCTAGTAAATCTGCTACTGCCAGAGACACAAAAGTCTGCCCTgagaaaaaaggtaaattaatGTTTCTTATAACCCAAATATAACTTCTTAATTGTAAAACATATGTGAGCTTTCCATTGATCCTATAAACaattcaaaagagaaaacatctgtTGAATTTTCAGACCAACCTGGAAGCAAAGGGCAGGGAGTTGGttcttaactatttttttttaaggatcagaagaaaaaggtgaaatgCTCAAAAGAAAGATGTATATTTATTCTAGAACAACCATTCCAAACATGGATGAGCTTGTGCTAAGCAGACCTTGAAGGAGAGACCTTGAGGCAGAGGTGACCTGGCAGTGGTCTGGGATCACCGGCTAGAGCAGATGAGAGAGTGACCAGGCAAAGAGAGTGCTAAAAAGTGCAGGTGCTGCCTTGCAGACTTTCAAAGCCCTTCCGTTGCATGCCTCAGGACAACCACACTGGGATGCTGTGACTGCACTGGTACCTGAAGTGGGAGCAGGGTCAGTGTAATTTTGACCAGCTGTGATCCTACTCCTTCATACAGTAACCAGCTTAGAGAAATGTGTAGTCCATCTTTCTAATGTACATCTGTTTCCCTGAAGGCctcattaattattttgttgtaaAACTCCAATACTGATGCAGTTTCATCACTCTGTCaccatctgatttttttttttttcctggatgctCTTTCCTGCCTGTTGCTAAAAGTTACTTACAATTTTTCTTGTATATGATTCCACTGTCACTTTCCCCTCCAAATCCTTAAAATGTCAAGAATACCTGCAGAGCTACGGTAATTTTTAACACTACATTTAGAGTGCATTACCACTCCACAAATACTACACTGTATTACAGAGGAAATCCCCTACACTTCCTTAGCTCCTCTCTGAGCAGCGCACTGTGGACTCTAGTCTGTTTCTCCAGtgacttgtttttttccccaatcaCTTCTGAAGTCTGATTATGCTCTTTAAAGCATTGGTTGCAGTCTATTCGCCTAAAAGAGAATAACATTCTCGCAGAATGcccttttctcattttatccTCTATTATCTTCAGATTGTGTTGGAATGAGGAGCAGCACTTACGCACCTATTTCCGGACGTGCTTTTGTAGCAGCACAATAGAGAGCTAATAGCGCTGGCTGGAGGATACCAATGTCTGAGGCCGTTGTCTGGGGCCTCAATACTTCTTTTCATTCGGCGCTAGATAACAAGCAAAGCCTTTCTAGTCTTGTCAAGATGCCTGGTTTTTAAAGTAAAGCAACAGCTTTTTATGAGGATGGCTGGGGAACTTTCTCTGTCAaagtttcttctcttctgctgttgagagtatggttggttttttatttgcttttggttttcttgtttcCCTTGTCTCCATGGTAGATGCTTTGGAATCAGGGAAAGAGCTGGGGCTCAAGAGTAGCgtcccatccctcaggcattTGCCTTGTGTACCAGTTACACAGCATACATACGTTTTTGTTCCCCCTGAAAACAACCCAAGTGAAGTGTCTTCACAATGTTTGGCAAAAAGTCACTTGTTAGGAAACAAACTGAGCAGCCTTTGTGGTGAGAGCTGATGCAAAAGCTTTGGAAAACTCACATCATCATCCTCTGCTAAGCAAAGAAGCAAACCTAGCTGTCCCTATCACTTAATTTAAGTGTGATGAGCAGGCTGCAATGAATCACCAGACATAACTTTGCCCATGCTGGAGGTTTCTCAGTGTTACACTGGTGAAAAATGACAGCATTTCCTACCTGTTTCAACTAATAGAGCTTAACTGTAGACCACACCAACATAAAGCAGTCCAGTTAACAAGCCAAGTGCCTGGACTGAAGCAAAAGAAATCTTATTAGTCTGAATAAATTCCTGTGACTTACCTGTGGCATACATGTCTCAACCTGAATGTTTTCCACAGTGTCAGTTGTTTATTTCAAAGCTTGCAGGATACTTTTATTTCAGCCTAGTCAGTTAAAAAGCTTTATAGTCAGTTTTCAGGACCTAGCAGTCTGCAGGGGATAAAATTCCATGCAAAGAGTTTTTTGGAGGCTTATGGTGGTCTGTGAGGAAGGGCTATTTCACAAATGGATATAAAGGCCAGCATGTTGGTTTgaggtttgttggtttgtttggggggtttgtttggattttttttattatttttaagcattggTATGTTGATCTCTCTTGGGTAGCTTATGCATATTTTTGGTATGTGGAAAGCCTTAGAAATGGTGAAATAGTATATTTGTATTGAAAAAGCTATAACAGCAGGGCAAAAAATTCTCAGAGCTTGTTATTGAATAGGCATGACACAACCTAAGAAAGCTGAGCAGATTAGGTGaacctggaagaagaaaacttgGAGAGTCACAGAAGAAGAGACTAGGTCAGatcaaaaaaatctgttctgcagAAAGTGCCAACATAGCAATGGGTTTTTCCTGTTTGGAAATTGAAACGTTCAGGTTTTCCTTCAAGCAGAAATTTTACGGAACTTAGATTAAGCAGCATTTAACATCTTTTGTTTCAAGATGTTTGTGTTTCTAACTAACTGTATTTCAAAGAGATGTTGAGCCTCAGTGTATCACAAATGTTACACAAGTGCTACAAAACAGGTTGCAAATACCTCTTTGTTACCAGCTAGAGGTCACTTAATGCCCTGAATAGGAATTTAAGATGccctgattattatttttttgacGTTTGGAAGTTGCTACAAATAATACAGATTCAGGTCTCTTAAGCTGCAAATAGCAACTTGGCTGATCAGCTATAATACATAGGTAACAGAAACCTAAATTTTGGTGGCCGAAGATGTCCTGAAAGGTTGAGAAGTATGGAGGCCTTGTGCAGGAGATCCCTTTACAAAAACTTGCACACACTTTCCATTACTTTGTTTAAAGACAGGAATTATTTCTGGAAGAGCCATTATAGCAGTATCCTCTAGTGTTTATTCAGTTTGCCGAAGGCTGTGTTTCTAAGCTTTGGCTTAAAAATTAtggcaattctttttttatcaGTATGACTTGGTTTGCTTCTTCAGTTGATTTACTTTGACATAcaactgtttttcttaataGTGAGAGACTAGGTAGTTGAAAACAACATAGTAGCAGCTCAGTTTTAggacagaataatttttcctgaAGTGACAGCAAAATACCAGCCTTTCAGCTGATAAACTCAGGACATAACTCCTGCTTTCATGAGGCAGATGGGTATAATGCACCCGGCTCACAGGGGAACAGGTCTCTGGCCATCATGTCCCAGCTGGGGAAGCTCATTTTAGAATCATCTTGGTTTCCCCTCAAGTGTGGCTTTGTCTTGAGTAGGAGATTATATTTGTCCTATTCTGAATTCCCTAAAGTAACAAAAATAGGCAGTGGTATAAGTGAAAGTTGTTTTGTTTACAGCAATCTCATTCCTTTACCCTTAACACTACACCAGagcaaaaccaccaaaaaaccacagcattaaaaaacatTGTAGCCAGACAGACCTAAACAGAGTTAATGAGGGGAGAAcggaaaaaaacaaacaaacaaaacaaacgaAACCCAACCCATACATAAATGTCAGCAGAGGCTGGCCATCAGCTTTCccacacacagaaatatttcacaacccaagtgaagaagttttttggCTTTAATCACACACTGCTTCCAGACAACTCCTGTTCCCTAGTAAGTAATTTTCTGTTCATAGAAATGTGCCTGGCAGTACCCTCCAGTCTGCATCATATACATAGAGAGCATGGGTGCTTTTTCCAAGCTTTCCACGATTTAGTGCTACCTGTTTTCATTGTGAAGGACAGGGACAGctggtgctttttttcccccagcatgTTTTGCTGGGGAAAGCACGCTCCTCATCCTGCTTTTCATTtcgcagcagagctgggagaaggagtggcagaggaggaaggaggggaaggtgcGTAGATGAATCCAGGTCTCCTGGGGCATGGCTGGGCTTTTCGTCTGGAAGGGTGAAATAAGTCCTGTTTGCCACTGATAGGATGAAGGTAGCAGCACAGGAAACATCTCAGAGCTTGTCCTGCCCATCTAAAGGAGAGGTATCAAAGTATAGGCTACTGAAAGCCACGCCCTTTCTTTGCGAACAGGGAGGCCTTTGCTATGTGTGATTAACACAGTTCCTATCCTGTGCATCATatctgtgtttgtgtttcatTATGAAGTAATCTTCTAGTCCTTCATGCTCCTTTTCATTCCAACAACGGGGCTTTGtatacaaacagaaaacaaattgaCTGGCAGCTGACAGGGAATAAAAATAGCACTCTTCTGATATACAGATAGTTGCCTCAATGTTGCAATTTCTCACTCAGTTTCTTGGAAAGAACGATTTATGTGCTCAAttccaaaatgtttttcctttgcaaaatactTTGGCTGTATGCAGGGTTATTAGATAAGGAGATGGAAACCTTTTTCTTACTCTCCTacatgaaaagtaaaaatgctATATAtcttactatttttttcaaagccacGTAAAGTTGATGTCATAAATTGGGTCTCAAACATCAGAATGACATTCTGAAATATGAAACGATTTATATATTCAATAAATAACTTTCCTGGTCAGTAATACACAAATAAGATCAGTTTGCTTTCCTAGTTCATGAATCTGTTTAGGGATGTGTGTATTCCTTATGTCATTGTCATATTCTGGATTCTGCAGTGTGCATGGTttccagaatttaaaaaactgtttcatTTAGTATTAGGTACGTAGTAagttgcttgggtttttttattcacaTAATCATCTTTCCagatcaatttttttaaaaatctgaaatattttttgaacaGATATTGATGGTCTTAGAAAAGTTATTACactgttctttgttttcattaaactgATTCATTTGGTATTGTATTAGTAGGAAATGGAGAATgccttttttatgtttttgctttttcttttttcttagtaAATCATTCTTATATGCAAATAGATTAATATTCTGAAAATTTGTCATGCCATATTCTGTGTCTCTTGtttggaaatgtctttttttctttttttcctgctgttcaaATATGCAGTAAGGGTTTGCACTCAGCTGCCAATGTCTACGTTCAAAAAGGGACGTTACAATTGTCCAGTTACTTTCAAGGTACCTTATTAAATTCTGAGGAGGTGCAAGCAAGGGAGTCTCAAGCCATGCTTACAAGGAGGCAGGGAGCAAGGTTACAGGGCAGGCTGTGTTGCAGGAGTCCAGGTGGCTGCTCTCAGCTGAAGGGCCGGCTGATGGTGCTGTGCCACGACGTGCCTGCTTCTCCAGCATCTACCTGAAAGCAGGAATGGCTTTTAAGGTGATCCTTCCAAATTTGCAGCATACATATTACACTAGGATTTGCAAATCTCATCCTGATGTGTGTGTAGACCTCCTCTAGGTGTCTGAGGAGGGCTGGCTGCCGCTTAAGGCCACTAGAAAGCTAAGGGCAGTATAACCAGCGAGCTGGCTGAAGGCATGCCACCGTGTGTCCCCAGGGAGTCTCCAAATACCGGTAGGGCAAAGGCTAGGAGTTTTTTTAACCACGTTTACTTAATacaaatttttgttgttgtggttgtACTTTAATAACTGCAGGTTTTCATTCAGTAATCATAAGCTGAAATTCACATGTAAATTGTGTCATGTAAACTACTCAGGTTTTAGAACAGCTTTTCCAGGAGCGTACTTCCCTCTATGCTGCTAATGTCCCTTGGCAGCTACAGCCGAGCAGGATCACTTGGCTTCCTCCCAAGGCAAAACTGTAAACCAGCACCTGCCCTTCTGCTGGTAGTAAATGGCTTTGAATGTTGGTGAGCTGGGTAGTTTATCCCTGCCCGAGGAGAAATGCTGCTCCATAGTGTATAGCATGCTGTGTTCATAACTGTTGCTTTCAGGCTTTCTCATAACTATGCTCCCAAAGGAATTTCTGTTGCttaaggagaaaaggagagggaatttCCCACCGCCACCACCAGTTTGAAGACTCTTCTTTCTTGGAGCGTAACAAAATAATGAGGGGGCTGAACATCCCTCAGAGTATCCCTTTTGAGAAGTCTGGGGGCCATGTTGTCAGTGTAGGGCAAGCGGGATGGAGTGAACATTGATCTCAGATGATTTGttctatttttgttgttatttttttctatatataataAATAGAAGATATTTACCtccatataaaataatatattattatatatttaatatatgtatttttgtatatttctagaaaatataattttatcttttatataatttaactataaaatttatatatacaaTAATATATAAGCTATAACAAATAATAACTTATTAATAAATCTATTATTACATTCTAACAGCCACAGTGGTGCCACCTGTGGCTCTGCAGGCATCTCCTGCGGTGCTCGGGGCAAGCGGTGCTGGCTCAGGTATTCTGGGTTTAGGGACAGATCCTTCTATATAACGACCCTTTGTGTGGCAGGCGTGTATCTGTGCTGTTACAGACAAGGTAGCGTCTTAAATTTAAAGTATCATCTGTGGTAAATAAAGGAAGCGAGGGGGAGCGGAGGCTGAAGCCTGTTCCGTTGCGTTTTAGGAAGGTGTGTGACTGGTGGTACAGCAGGGAAGGTCCTACAGTTGATCACCAAAGGGCAGTTCTGTGACAGTTTCTCCCCACTTTCCCCACTGTGCATTTCTACCTGCCCTTGCCCCAGTGGCAACCACACTGCTCAGCAAGACCTGAGGCAGCAACCCAATGGCCGTGAttcatcctttccttttttttctttgttttctaggATCCTAGAGAATTTCCATTCACCTACCAGATTGTTACAGCTCAGCAGCCTGAAGTCAACATCACAAGCAGTGACCTGACTGGCTagaaagaaacagcaataaaaggGAAATACATCACATACATACACTACCCTATCTAGACACTGAGTTGATCGCTGAAAAGTCTAGTGCAATGTTTGTTATCTAGACTAAATGCTTAATCATAAAAAGTAGGACCAGAGGGACCACTTAGCCTTCTCCTTTGCTGCCAGCCAAAATCTACTTTGCTTGTGCCACTCTTGGTACAGCTAGTGTGCAAAATATATTCGCATTCTtccagctgagttttgaaaaCATCCATAGATGGAGCCTCTGCAAGCTCTCTGAGGGtcctcttccagtgcttaatTGCTCTCACAGTAAAGAGGGGTTTAATTTTTCCCAACATCTGTCTGCAATTTCACTTGCAGCAACTCTCCGTTCATCACCCTCTTCCTGGTGTTTCGTTTTCCTTCTGTCCAGCTGATCCGACTCCTTTTCCTCAGTGAATGTGTGAATGTGCCAATGACTTTATTGCTTAACTCTCTCTGGAGGGACCTGCTGGACTTAAAACCACAGGACTCAAAGCACACCAAATCTGCCAAAAATTATGTAGGATGTTACACCCTGAGCTAACCATCATGTGTCACTTCTCTGAACATAATGGTATCAGTGGGGAATTTTGCAGAGGCAGAATTTACTGCTTTGTCATGGTTTTGCTACCAAAACCTGCACTACCATTACGAGCTGGGACCTAACCCTGCTCCTGTCCCAGGTAGGATCGGagcccctctcccctctgccacccctGGCTGCTCCTTGCTGCCTGCTCAAGCCTGCTGATGTGGCCATTTCCAGGCTTAACGCCCCAGTTGCCTGTCGCCCCCGCTTGCTGCGTGGCAGCAGGCTGCCTGTGAGAGCAGAGTGCTCTGGGCATTGCCTTGCAACTCGTAATATTTGTGAGGGGTGAGAGCTTTGGTGTGCCCTCTGCCTCCTGGCACCTTGCCAGGACTCTGTGCCCACTTCATGGGGTGAAGGTTGCTAAAAACAAACGTACTTCTGGCCTTACTGATTTCGTGGCCCATTTTACTGACAGACTAGACAGACAGGAGGACTGCAGGCCATCCTCTGGTGATTTTTGTTCATCTGATGGCTGCTAATGTTTAAGGTGTTTCTCAGTCTTCCTTCTGTCTGTGTCATTGTATTAGGATCACTACCGGTATCCTCTTGTCTTTTGGGTTCAACTGCCATTTGTTTGTGCATCTGAAATATTCCATCTTACTCAGCGTGTAGCTTTACTTAATTGTGCTTTTTATGTCATGTGTTTACCAAGAGTGCAAACTGTCAGTCTAAAAAAATCAGCAGCGAAGATATAACAGATAAAAGGGTTAAGACTAAATGTTTAGAACCAATACTTTGTTGGTTCCAGAACGGCAGCCTCTCACAAGTCTGTCGAAAAGGTGTATGTGTATGTCTGCATGTATTATGGAGGATTGCTGTATTGCTGCTACTGTTGTAGGTGCaatatgaattatttattttttaatttaaaaaaatatttttttctaactagaaaaaaacctgatcCAGCCAAAACACCAACTcgtccattttttttttttcctacttgtttggGATACCAGAAATGCTTCATTGCagcttgggcttttttttcagttttgatttatactttgcttcctttctgtACAGAAAGTGGGACTTCAGGGGGTTTTTAaggtgtggtggttttttttctgccaaaaaagTTTGAGCAAAACAACTTTTGACATGTAAatttacagaagtatttttgaCCACAGCAGCTGTGTTTTACATCAGACTTGAAAGTACTTCAGTCAAAAAGCTgtagtttgcatttttaaaaggtactCTGTGTATCATGTTCACTGCTTATTCTTTATCTGAAGTTACATGCTCTACTGATGTACTGACTGtcctgttttctgtatttaccTTTGCTGAAAAGAAGACAAATAAAGCAACTTTGAATAGAAGGCTGCAtaattcctttcatttttagcaCACTGCCAGTGAGCTTTCGTAAATCAGTGAGAGAAGCATCATGCATGAGCTCTAAGTGCATGAGTAATTCCTT encodes the following:
- the LOC104050522 gene encoding OX-2 membrane glycoprotein isoform X2, giving the protein MQIFPSKMTFRGLILCLACAGLGGANVIPQAEHRNVTEGDNVTLSCVLTEPKDVLQVTWQKDSEKLHNNIATYSKTGLKIHEPYQDRMNFTSLVLNETSIVLRNIRMDDSGCYTCLFNAFPSGSSSGHTCLSVFGLNASVRYNISEGHLIATCNAVGLPEPTITWKNLFNSTPTQETVRHANGIVSITSTLEIYNTQSISGQDLICTVSNTHEKMELPVKMKGEEGSLFFWVMISVGILIVVIVLILIMLRWRKRICRRG
- the LOC104050522 gene encoding OX-2 membrane glycoprotein isoform X1, giving the protein MIPKVMQIFPSKMTFRGLILCLACAGLGGANVIPQAEHRNVTEGDNVTLSCVLTEPKDVLQVTWQKDSEKLHNNIATYSKTGLKIHEPYQDRMNFTSLVLNETSIVLRNIRMDDSGCYTCLFNAFPSGSSSGHTCLSVFGLNASVRYNISEGHLIATCNAVGLPEPTITWKNLFNSTPTQETVRHANGIVSITSTLEIYNTQSISGQDLICTVSNTHEKMELPVKMKGEEGSLFFWVMISVGILIVVIVLILIMLRWRKRICRRG